GAGGCGGTTGGGAGGGAAGTCAGCCGCCTGCATGGAGGCGGAGACATCCAGCACCAGGGCGAGATCGATGCCATCCTCGTCGAAGAGCTGCACCTCCTCGACCTCCATGGGCCCGGCGAGGGTGAGCACGGAGAGGGCGAGCAGCGCCCCCTCGAGCCCCAGCAGCCACCCCCATCCTCCGCGCGAGCGGGAGGCGACCTCGCCGAACTGGAGCGGCGGGAAGGAGGCCGCCTCGCTCAGGAGCCGCCGCTTCCTCCACAGCACCCACGCCGGCACGGCGGCGAGCAGCAGCAGCAGCCAGGGCAGCTTCCAGGAGATCACGGCTTCCCCCGGAGCTCGATGCGCTTCCACAGATCGAACAGCTGCCTGGCATCCCGGCAGAGCATCCTGAAGGTCTCTCGCTCCGGGGGCCTCTCCCCGTACTGGGCGTCTCGCAGGCTGATGAAGAACCGGCCGGCGCGAGGGTCCGACAAGGCTTCAGCCAGCTCCGTGGCGGTGAGTGCCTCCATCTCCCGGCCGAGCTCACGCTCCAGGAACGAGCGAAGGAGGCTGGCCAGCGCGTGGCATCCCGCCCGGTAGTCCTGGGAGACCATGTAGCTCTCCTCCAGCGCGATGAGCCTGGTGGAGAGCGGCGATCTCTGTGGGCCCACGGGGGCGGCCTGGACGGGGGCGGGAGGGGGCGCCGCCGCCGGGGCCGGAGCGGGAGGCTTCTTGCGCAGGCGCCGCCAGAGCCACCAGGCCGCCAGGGCGAGGAAGGCGACGTGCCACCAGGCGATGGGCCACACCGAGAAGATCGGCAGCGGCTCGCCCAGGGGCTCTGGCAGAGGCGCTATCGAATCCATTGCTGCTTCCGGTGGAAGAAGTCCGACAGGGTGCGGCCCACGGGCGCCTGGGTCGACACGGAGACCGTCAGCAGCCCATGGCGGGCGCCTGCCTCGGCCAGGAAGCGCTGCATCGCCTCCAGCGAGCCCGAAGCGTCCGGCGGGACGGAGCGCGCCTGCGTGGGGCCCTCCGGCGCCATGGCCAGGAGCCGCACGGGGCCCGGCCCCGCGTACTCGAAGGGATCGTAGACGTGGACGAGCGAGACGTCGTGCCGCTGGCCGATGAAGCGCAGATCGTCCGGCACGTCGTGGTCGATGAAGTCGGAGATGAGGAACACCACGAAGCGGCGTCCCCGGAGCGACTGGATGGCGTGGATGGCGGCGCGAGGGTCGGAGACGCGCGTCCTGGGCGGCGGGGCCTGCTGCTGGCCGGCCAGGGCGCGCAGGAACGTGTAGAGCTGCCGGCGGCCTCCCAGCGGGCGTGAGAAGTCCACCACCCGCTCATGGAAGGTGAGAAAGCCCAGGCGATCTCCGGCCTCGATGGCGGACAGCCCGAGCGTGGCGGCCAGCTCCATGGCCGTCTCCAGCTTGCTGCGCTCCTGCCAGCCCGAGTGCATGGAGGCGCTCACGTCGACGGCGACGATGACCTCGCGCTCGCGCTCCTCCAGATAGGTCCGCACGAAGGGCTCATCGAGCCGCGCGGTCATGTTCCAGTCGATGTGGCGCTCGGGATCTCCCTCGGAGTAGTGGCGGGCCTCGTTGAACTCCATGCCGGAGCCGCGCACCGTCGTGACGTAGTTCCCGGAGTAGAGGGAAGAGACGTTGCGCTGGGCGACGAGCTCCAGCGCCCGGACCCGCGTCAGGATTCCGCTCTCGCCGGCCACGGCGTGCCTCACTTCACCGGGACGATGCCGAGGATGTCGCTGACGATCTGGTCTGCCGTCACCCCTTCCGCCTCGGCGTGGTAGGTGAGCAGCACGCGGTGGCGCAGCACGTCGGGGGCCACGGCCTTGATGTCCTCGGGGAGCACCGAGTTCCGCCCCTCGAGCACCGCCCGGGCCCGGGCCACCTGCACCAGGGCGATGGAGGCGCGGGGCGAGGCGCCCAGCGCGATGTGGCCCTTGTGTCGGGCCAGCTCGAAGCGCGCGGGATCGCGGGTCGCCTGCACCAGGTTGGTGGCGTAGGTGATGATGTGCTCGTCGACGTAGGTCTTCTTCCGGGTCTCCGCCTGGAGCTCCAGGATGTCCCCCGCCGCGATGGTCTCCTTGCTCGAGGGGACCTCCCGCTCGTCCATCACCATCCGGACGATCTTCCGCTCATCCTCCACGGAGGGGTGGCGGATGATGAGCTTCATCAGGAAGCGGTCGACCTGGGCCTCGGGGAGCGGGTAGGTGCCCTGCTGCTCCACGGGGTTCTGGGTGGCGAACACCAGGAACGGCTGGGGCAGGGGATGGGACTGATCGCCCAGCGTCACCTGCCGCTCCTGCATGGCCTCCAGGAGCGCGGACTGCACCTTGGGCGCGGCGCGGTTGATCTCGTCGGCGAGGACGATCTGGGCGAACACGGGACCCTGGCGCACCTCGAACTCGCCGGTGTCGCGGCGGTAGACACGCGTGCCGATGATGTCCGCGGGCAGCAGATCCGGCGTGAACTGGATGCGCTTGAAGGTGGCGTTGCACGCATTGGCCAGCAGGCGCACGGCGCGCGTCTTGGCCAGGCCCGGCACGCCCTCCAGGAGCACGTGTCCGTTGGCCAGGAGAGCCAGCAGCAGCCCTCGCGCCAGCTCGTCCTGACCGACCAGGCCGGCCCTCAACCCACGGAGGATCTGATCCGTGCTCTGCTGAATGCGACTCATTCCGCCTCCCGGAGCGGACTATAGCCTCCGAGAGGTGGAATGGGCCTACCAGTCCCGAGGCCAGTCGTAGGCCTCGACCGCCCGGATGAAGTCGCCGAGGCTCGCGGCCTCGAGGAAGATCTGGCCGGTGGGGCGGCGGAAGCCGTCGGCGTGCTCCGGGTAGAGGGGACGCCCCGCGGCCTGCTGGGCGCGCGCGAATGCCTCGAAGCCCTCGTGATCGAAGACCGCCTCGCGGATGCGCCAGGCGCCGTTCTCGCGCACGACACCCGCGAAGACGATGGGACTGCCGAGCGGTCTCGGGCTCGGCTCCGCCCCCTCATCGAGGGAGCGAAGCCAGGTGAGGATCGCGGCACGGCCAGTGGGAGCGCGAGGAGCCATGGGAGGTGAGGATACCTGCACGCTCACCAGATGCGCACGCGCTGCTCGGGCGCGAGGTAGAGCGCCTGTCCGGGCTTGACGTCGAAGGCCTGGTACCAGGCATCGATGTTGCGCACGGTGGAGACACGGGCATCGCTGGGGGCGTGTCCGTCCGTCATCAGCCGGCGACGCAGGGCCGGCTCGCGGTACTTGTTGCGCCAGACCTGCCCGTAGCCGAGGAAGAAGCGCTGGTCTCCGGTGAAGCCGTCGATCACCGGCGCGGGCTTGCCCCCCAACGAGTTCTTGTAGGCGTCGTAGGCGATCGACAGGCCCGCCGTGTCGGCGATGTTCTCGCCGAGGGTCAGCTCGCCATTCACCGCCAGGTCGGGCAGCGGGCGGTAGGCGTTGTACTGCGCCACGAGCGCCCGGCCCGCGGCCTTGAACCTCTCCGCGTCCTCCTTCGTCCACCAGTTCGCCAGCTTGCCGCGCGCGTCGAACTGCGCGCCCATGTCGTCGAAGCTGTGGACGATCTCGTGCCCGATCACCGAGCCGATGCCGCCGTAGTTCACCGCCGGGTCGGCGTTCGGATCGAAGAAGGGAGGCTGGAGGATGGCCGCGGGGAAGATGATGGAGTTCTGCTGCGGAGAGTTCAGCGCGTTCACGAGCTGCGGCACCATGAACCACTCCGAGCGGTCCACCGGCTTGCCCAGCTTGTCCAGGTTGCGCTGATACTCGAAGCGAGACGCGCGCCAGGAGTTGCCGTACGCGTCACCGCGGATGATCTCCAGCCCCGAGTAGTCCCGCCACCTCTCCGGGTGGCCGATGCCGACCTGGAGCGTGCCCAGCTTCTCCTTCGCGCGGGCCTTCGTCTGGGGGCTCATCCACTCGAGCGCGTCGATGTGCTGGCCCAGGGCCGCGATGATGTCGCGCACCATCTTCTCGGCCTCCGCCTTGGCCACCGGCGGGAAGTACTTCTCCACGTAGCGCTTGCCGATCGCCTCGCCCATCGCCTCGCCGGTGACGTCGACGGCGCGCTTCCAGCGCTCGCGCTGCTGCTGCAGGCCACTGAGCACGCGGCCCTGGAACGCGAAGGACTCATCGACGAAGGCCTTGGACAGGTAGGGCGCGGCGCGCTCGAGGGCGTGGAAGGTCAGGTAGTCCTTCCAGGTCTCCAGGGGCTCGCTGCCGACGAGCTTCGCGATGCCCGTGATGGCGCTCGGCTGCCACACGATGAGCTCGCGCTGCTGCCCGAGCCCCGCGGCGGTGAACCAGGCCTCCCAGTCCAGCCCCGGCGCGCGCCTGGCGAACTGGTCCCGAGGCCACGGGTTGTTGCTCTTGGCGGTGTCCTGCGTGTCCACCTGGTTCCAGTGCACCTGGGCGATCTTCTTCTCCAGCTCGAGGATGCGGCGGGCCCGGCCCTCGGCGTCGGAGCTGCCCGCAAGGCGCAGCATGTTGGCGATGTGCTGCTGGTACTTCTGGCGGGCGTCCGTGAGCTTCTCGTTGTCGCCGAGGTAGTAGTCGCGATCCGGCAGGCCCAGCCCGCCCTGGAACAGGTAGGCGGCGTAGCGCGAGGGCTCGTTGAAGTCCTCGCTCACCCACAGGCCGAAGAGCCGGGCGGTGGTGACGTCCCCGATGTTGAGCGCATCGACGTCGGTGCGCAGCGTCTCTCCGAGCGCGGCGGAGAGCTCCTTCCGGTTGGCGATGGAGGCGATGCGGCGCAGCTCGGGCTCGAGCGGCGACAGGCCCTTGGCCTCGATGGCCGCCTCGTCCATGAAGCTGGCGAACAAATCCCCCAGCTTGCGCAGCTCGCTGCCGGCGGGAGCGTCGGCTCGGGCGGCTTCCTCGATGATCTCTCGCGTGCGCTGGCTCGCCTGCTCCGCGAGCTTCACGGCCAGGCCGTAGGCGGAGCGGTCCGCGGGGATCTCGGTCTTCGCGATCCACGTGCCGTTGACGTACCGATAGAAGCTGTCACCGGCAGGGACGGACAGGTCCATCCCGGCGGTGTCGACGCCGAAGGTGCCGTAGGTGGGCTTGGGGGCATTGGCCGAGGCGGCGGGCGAGGCGGAGGCCTGGACCTGCGGCGGCGGTGCGGCCGTCTTTTCGACGGGGGCAGAGGAGGCGCACGCGCAGAGCCAGGCGGAGGCACTGACTGTGAACACGGCACGGGGGACACGTCGGAAGGAAGAGGACATAGGAGTGTGCGAACTCATGGGGAAACGGGAGACAGGCGCTCAACGGCCAGGCCCGCTCCTTAATCCCCGGACATGCGCGGCGGGACGCGTCAAAAATACCTGACAGAAGGCTGTCACAGGGACTGGCCAGAGTGAGGGCATGACCAAGACCGGTCCATACCCGCTCTACTGGAGGAAGACCCCATGACTACCCGCAAGTTCACCGGCAGCTGCCACTGCGGCAAGGTTCGCTTCGAGGCCGACATCGACCTGAGCAAGGGCACCGTCAGGTGCAATTGCACCATCTGCGCCAAGGCCCGCGCCTGGGCAGCGATGATCAAGCCGAGCGCCTTCCGGCTGCTCTCGGGGCAGGACGCGCTGGCCGACTACCAGCGAGAGTCGAAGATGGGGCACTACCTGTTCTGCAAGCACTGCGGGATTCGCCCCTTCGCCACCAACAACGTCGAGGCCCTGGGCGGCGAGTACGTCTCGGTGAACATCGCCTGCCTGGATGACGTGACGCCCGAGGAGCTCGGCCAGGTGCCCATCGAGTACCTGGACGGGCGCAACGACAGCTGGTGGAACCGCCCGGCCGTGAGCAGCTACCTCTGAGAGTGAAGTGGGCCCTCCACGCAATCGGCCGTCGCTGGACGCGTATTCTACATTGTAGTAACTGAATCCCGTCAGCGAGCCGAGGTGCGCGTGTCGCAGTCAGTCCCGAGGAATGAAGGAGGGCGCTCGAAGGCCCCCCGTCTCCCTCTGGCCCTGCTGCGGGCATGGCTCCCCTACGCCGAACGGGACGAGGTGATTGCCGAGCTCACGGCCGAGCTCGTGGCTCGTGAGGCCCGAGAGGGTCGCCGGGCCGCGCGCGCGTGGCTGTGGCGGCAGGTGCTCGGCTCGGTGCCGCCGCTGGTGCGGCGGACGTTCTCTCGCGGCTGGACCGGCTTCGAGCCGGGCTCCAGCCGTCTACGGCCTGGAGGGCCCCGGATGGAGAGCCTCATCATCGATGTGCGGTACGCGGCGCGGCGGCTGCGCTCGCGCCCCACCTATACGTTGCTGGCGATCCTCACCCTGGCGCTCGGAGTGGGCGGGACGGCGGCTGCCTTCGGGCTGGTGCGGGGGATGCTGCTGACGCCGCTGCCGTATGCCGCGGAGGAGCGGCTGGCCCTGTTCTGGAATCAGGGAGACTGGTCCGAGCGGGAGTTCCTCTACCTGTCGCCCGACTGGGCCGGCTTCAGCTCCGTGGCGGCCTACAAGCAGCGGGATCTCCCGATGCGGCGCGGCACGGACTCCACGCCGGAGCTGGTGGCGGCGGTGCCCACGACGGCGGGGCTCTTCGACGTGCTCGGGGTGCGCCCCATGCTCGGCCGCGGCTTCGAGCCCAATGAAGATCGCCCGGGGGCGGCTCCGGCGGCGGTGCTCAGCCACGCGCTCTTCGAGACGCTGGGCGGACAGCCGTCGCTGCTGGGCAGCACGGTGGAGCTGGACGGACGCACGCACACCGTGGTGGGCGTGATGCCCAAGGACTTCTGGTTCCCGGACCCGACGGTGCGCCTCTGGGTGTCCGAGGAGCTGAACGAGGACGATGGCTCCGGCAACTACACCATCGTGGCCCGGCGCGCGCCGGGGACGGACGGCGCCGCGATGGAGCTCGCCCTGAAGCGGCTGGCCTCGCGGCTCGGCGAGCGCTTCCAGTACCCGGCGCAGTGGGACAAGACGCGCTCGCCCGCGCTGACGCCCCTGCGCGAGTACCTGCTCGGGCCGCTCGAGGCCCCGCTGCTCGCGACGCTGGCGGCCATGGGGGTGCTGCTGCTGATCGCGTGCGCCAACGTCGCGGCCCTGATGCTCGGGCAGGTGGACAGCCGCGCCACCGAGCTGGCGGTGCGGATGGCGCTCGGGGCCGATGGCCGGCGGATGACGCAGCAGCTGCTCGCGGAGGCGCTCCTGCTGGGACTGGGCGCGGCGGGGCTCGGCGCGGTGATCGCGGCCCAGGGCTTCCGGCTGCTCTCCGAGGCGCTGCCGCTCGGGCCCCTGGCAGCGCGCGGCTCGCTGGACTGGGGCGTGTTCTTCGCGGCGCTCGTGCTGGCGCTGCTGGCGGCGCTCGCGGTGGCGCTGCTGCCGGCCCGCTCGCTGCGCAAGTCCAACCCGCAGCGCGCGCTCGGGAACTCGCGGACGGGTGGCATCGGGGCGCGCGGAGGAAGGACGGAGGGCGCGCTGGTGGTGGGGCAGGTGGCGCTCGCGGTGCTGCTGACGGCGGGGGCCGCGCTGCTGGTGCGCACGGTGGCGAACCTGCGCGCCATCGATCCGGGGGTGGACACCGGCGGGGTGGCCGTCCTGGACGTGGTGATGGAGGCCAACGTCACTCCGGAGGCGCGGCGGCGGCTGGTGGCGGAGCTGGAGACGGCGCTCGCGGCGGTGCCGGGCGCCCGTGCGGCGGGAGCCACCCAGAAGCTGCCCCTGCGGGGCTCGGGCGACAGCTGGGGCATGGCGGTGGAGGACAAGCCGGACCTGCCCAGGACCACCACCTTCGTGCGGCTGGTGACGCCCGGGTACTTCGCCACGGTCGGCATCCAGCTCATCGAGGGCCGTCTGCTGAGCAGCGACGACCGGGAGGGCTCGGAGCGCGTGGTGGTGGTCAACCAGGCGCTCGTCGCGAAGTACTTCGCCGGTGAGAGCGCCCTCGGGCGGCGCATCGCCACCGGCAGCGGCGAGTGGGCGCGCATCGTGGGAGTGGTGGAGAACGTGGCGGAGGCGGGCCTCACCGACGGCGCGGTGCCGGCACGCTACATGCCGTACGCGCAGATGACGGAGTACTCGCCGACGCGGCACGTCCTGGTCCTCCGCGCGCAGCCGGGCCGCGAGGCCGCGTCGATGCTCGAGGATGCCCGGAAGCAGGTCATCGCCGTCGCGCCCTCGGTGGCGGTGCAGCGCTCGACCACCATCGACGCGGTGCTCGCGCAGGCGCTCGGGCCCGCGCGGCAGGTGATGTCGGTCCTCGTGCTTCTGACGGCGCTGGCGGTGGTGCTCGGCGCGGTGGGGGTCTACGGCGTCACGGCGCACTTCGTCCGCCGGCGCCAGCGTGACCTGGGTATCTGCATCGCCCTGGGGCTGCGCCCCTCGCGCCTGGTGGCGCAGGTGGTGGGCCGGGGAGCGGCGCTGGTGCTGCTCGGGAGCGTGCTCGGCACCGTGGCGGCGCTCGCGCTGGCGCGGCTGCTCTCCTCGTTCCTGTACGGGGTGAGCGCGGTGGATCCGCTGTCGCTGATGGGCTCCATCCTGGCGCTCCTGACCGTTGGAGTCATCGCGGCGCTGGTGCCGGCGTGGCGTGCCAGCCGCCTCGATCCCGCCGCCGTGTTCCGCGAAGTGTAGTCGCTCGCCCGTCCCATCCGCTGTCGTTGCAAGAGGAGGAACCCATCGTGTCGCCCGCACCCAGCACGACATCTGACGCACCGCTCGGCACCTTCGAGGAGCAGGTGCTGCTCGCCGTGGTGCGCACGGGGCGGGCCCCGGACGGAAGTGGCGCCTACGGCATGGCCGTCCGCCGGGAGCTGGAGGAGGTGACGGGGCGCGAGGTGGCTATCGGCGCGGTGTACGCCACGCTGGACCGGCTCGAGACGAAGGGGCTGGTCGCGTCGGAGCGAGGGGAAGGGAGTGGCGGAAGCTCCCGGCGGCTGTTCGTGGTGACGCCTCGGGGGGCGCGCGCGCTGGCGGACTCGCGGGAGATGCGCGAGCGGCTCTGGCGCGGAGTGGATCTCGTTCCCCTGCTGGCTGGCGCGGGGGCACGCAGGGCGACCTGACCAGACGGGTACCCCCGGCGGCCTTCGCCGTGATAACGAGGGGCGCCATGGCTGAGATCTCGGATGTGGAGGTGGGTCGGTTCATCGAGGAGGGCTTTCTCCGCCTCGACGGCGCCTTTCCTCGTGAGCTGGCGGATGAGTGCCGCGCGATTCTCTGGCGCGACACGGGATGCGATGAGGGCAACCCGGCGACGTGGACGAAGCCCGTCGTCAGGTTGAACCAGTACACGCAGGAGCCGTTCCGCCGCGCTGCGAACACGCCTCGGCTTCACGCCGCCTTCGATCGGTTGGTAGGGCAGGGGCGCTGGGTGCCGTGCGGCAGCCTCGGCACGTTTCCGGTCCGCTTCCCGAGCCCCGAGGATCCGGGCGATGCCGGCTGGCACATCGACGCCGGCTTCCCAGGGGACAACCCGGGGGACTTCTTCTCCTGGCGCATCAACGTGTCCTCGAAGGGGCGCGCGTTGCTGATGCTCTTCCTGTTCTCCGACGTGGGGCAGGACGACGCGCCGACCCGCATCCGGGTGGGCTCTCACCTGGATATCGCCCGGCTCCTCGAGCCGGAGGGAGACAGCGGGCTGACGTTCATGGAGGTGGCCGGAAGGCTCGACTCGACGGTGGAGCGTCCGGTGGCGTTCGCCAGTGGCGAGGCTGGCACGGTCTACCTCTGCCATCCGTTTCTGGTCCACGCGGCCCAGCCGCATCACGGCACCCGGCCGCGCTTCATGGCCCAGCCGCCGCTGTTGACCAGGCAGGCGGTCCAGCTTCATCGCGACGACGGCGCCTACTCACCGGTGGAGCGCGCCATTCGCCTGGGACTCGGTCGCGAGAGCCCGCCCCGCCAAGGCGGCTGAACGAAGCTGGCTCGAAGGCGAGCGGTAGGCGAGCGGCCGGGCGCAGGCGCGGTCCCCGCTCCCCATGACCCCTGGTCCTTCGTTGCACCCGGCACCACTTTCACGAACACGTGCGAATGCCGAAACCGCGAGCTCAACACCGTCCAGAGTCCTCCAGCGGCGCGAAGTCAGGAGTCGTCCGGGTCCGAGGGGCTCGCCAGCACAACCTGAAGAACGTGGATGTGGAGATTCCGCGTGACGCGCTGGTCGTCTTCACGGGGGTCTCCGGCTCGGGCAAGTCGTCGCTGGCGTTCGGGACGCTCTACGCGGAGGCGCAGCGGCGGTACTTCGAGTCCGTGGCGCCCTATGCCAGGCGCCTGATCGATCAGGCGGGAGTGCCCGAGGTCGACGCGATCGACGGGCTGCCTCCAGCGGTGGCTCTCCAGCAGCACCGGGGCGCGCCGACGACGCGCTCGTCGGTGGGCAGCGTGACGACGATCTCGAACTCCCTGCGCCTGCTGTACTCGCGTGCCGGGACGTACCCGCCCAACCAGTCGCACCTGGACTCCGACGCGTTCTCGCCCAACACCCCGGCGGGGGCTTGCCCCCGCTGTCACGGCCTGGGGCGCGTCTATGAGGTGACGGAAAAGTCGATGGTGCCGGATGACTCGCTGACCATCCGCGAGCGGGCGATCGCCGCCTGGCCGCCCGCGTGGCATGGCCAGAACCTGCGCGACATCCTGGTGTCGCTCGGCTACGACGTGGACCGGCCCTGGCGGGAGCTGCCCCAGAAGGATCGGGACTGGATCCTCTTCACGGACGAGCAGCCGACCGTCCCTGTCTACGCGGGCTTCACGCCGGCGGAGACGCGCCGCGCGCTCAAGCGCAAGGAGGAACCCAGCTACATGGGGACCTTCACGGGCGCTCGGAAGTACGTGCTGCAGACCTTCGCCACGACGGAGAGCCCGCTCATCAAGAAGCGGGTGTCGCGGTACATGGTGAGCGGCGAGTGCCCGCTCTGCCAGGGCAAGCGGCTGCGCCGCGAGTCCCTGTCCGTCACCTTCGCGGGCCTCGACATCGGAGAGCTCTCCAAGCTGCCGCTGAAGCGCGTCGCGGACATCCTTCGCCCCGCCGTGGACGGGACGGCGCCGGGAGCGGCGAAGCTGGCGAAGGAGCATCCGGAAAAGGCGCTGGTGGCCCAGCGGATCGCCAAGGATCTGCTGGCGCGGATCCAGGTCCTGACCGAGCTCGGGCTGGGCTACCTCTCGCTCGAGCGGAGCACCCCGACGCTCTCGCCGGGAGAGCTCCAGCGGCTGCGGCTGGCCACCCAGGTGCGCTCCAACCTGTTCGGCGTGGTGTACGTGCTCGACGAGCCCTCCGCGGGCCTCCACCCGGCGGACACCGAGGCGCTGCTGCGGGCGCTCGATCAGCTGAAGGGCTCGGGGAACTCGCTGTTCGTGGTGGAGCACGAGGTGGATGTGATCCGCCACGCCGACTGGATCGTCGACGTCGGGCCCGCCGCGGG
This DNA window, taken from Hyalangium gracile, encodes the following:
- a CDS encoding ADOP family duplicated permease, with protein sequence MIAELTAELVAREAREGRRAARAWLWRQVLGSVPPLVRRTFSRGWTGFEPGSSRLRPGGPRMESLIIDVRYAARRLRSRPTYTLLAILTLALGVGGTAAAFGLVRGMLLTPLPYAAEERLALFWNQGDWSEREFLYLSPDWAGFSSVAAYKQRDLPMRRGTDSTPELVAAVPTTAGLFDVLGVRPMLGRGFEPNEDRPGAAPAAVLSHALFETLGGQPSLLGSTVELDGRTHTVVGVMPKDFWFPDPTVRLWVSEELNEDDGSGNYTIVARRAPGTDGAAMELALKRLASRLGERFQYPAQWDKTRSPALTPLREYLLGPLEAPLLATLAAMGVLLLIACANVAALMLGQVDSRATELAVRMALGADGRRMTQQLLAEALLLGLGAAGLGAVIAAQGFRLLSEALPLGPLAARGSLDWGVFFAALVLALLAALAVALLPARSLRKSNPQRALGNSRTGGIGARGGRTEGALVVGQVALAVLLTAGAALLVRTVANLRAIDPGVDTGGVAVLDVVMEANVTPEARRRLVAELETALAAVPGARAAGATQKLPLRGSGDSWGMAVEDKPDLPRTTTFVRLVTPGYFATVGIQLIEGRLLSSDDREGSERVVVVNQALVAKYFAGESALGRRIATGSGEWARIVGVVENVAEAGLTDGAVPARYMPYAQMTEYSPTRHVLVLRAQPGREAASMLEDARKQVIAVAPSVAVQRSTTIDAVLAQALGPARQVMSVLVLLTALAVVLGAVGVYGVTAHFVRRRQRDLGICIALGLRPSRLVAQVVGRGAALVLLGSVLGTVAALALARLLSSFLYGVSAVDPLSLMGSILALLTVGVIAALVPAWRASRLDPAAVFREV
- a CDS encoding M13 family metallopeptidase, which produces MSSSFRRVPRAVFTVSASAWLCACASSAPVEKTAAPPPQVQASASPAASANAPKPTYGTFGVDTAGMDLSVPAGDSFYRYVNGTWIAKTEIPADRSAYGLAVKLAEQASQRTREIIEEAARADAPAGSELRKLGDLFASFMDEAAIEAKGLSPLEPELRRIASIANRKELSAALGETLRTDVDALNIGDVTTARLFGLWVSEDFNEPSRYAAYLFQGGLGLPDRDYYLGDNEKLTDARQKYQQHIANMLRLAGSSDAEGRARRILELEKKIAQVHWNQVDTQDTAKSNNPWPRDQFARRAPGLDWEAWFTAAGLGQQRELIVWQPSAITGIAKLVGSEPLETWKDYLTFHALERAAPYLSKAFVDESFAFQGRVLSGLQQQRERWKRAVDVTGEAMGEAIGKRYVEKYFPPVAKAEAEKMVRDIIAALGQHIDALEWMSPQTKARAKEKLGTLQVGIGHPERWRDYSGLEIIRGDAYGNSWRASRFEYQRNLDKLGKPVDRSEWFMVPQLVNALNSPQQNSIIFPAAILQPPFFDPNADPAVNYGGIGSVIGHEIVHSFDDMGAQFDARGKLANWWTKEDAERFKAAGRALVAQYNAYRPLPDLAVNGELTLGENIADTAGLSIAYDAYKNSLGGKPAPVIDGFTGDQRFFLGYGQVWRNKYREPALRRRLMTDGHAPSDARVSTVRNIDAWYQAFDVKPGQALYLAPEQRVRIW
- a CDS encoding PadR family transcriptional regulator gives rise to the protein MSPAPSTTSDAPLGTFEEQVLLAVVRTGRAPDGSGAYGMAVRRELEEVTGREVAIGAVYATLDRLETKGLVASERGEGSGGSSRRLFVVTPRGARALADSREMRERLWRGVDLVPLLAGAGARRAT
- a CDS encoding GFA family protein is translated as MTTRKFTGSCHCGKVRFEADIDLSKGTVRCNCTICAKARAWAAMIKPSAFRLLSGQDALADYQRESKMGHYLFCKHCGIRPFATNNVEALGGEYVSVNIACLDDVTPEELGQVPIEYLDGRNDSWWNRPAVSSYL
- a CDS encoding AAA family ATPase, coding for MSRIQQSTDQILRGLRAGLVGQDELARGLLLALLANGHVLLEGVPGLAKTRAVRLLANACNATFKRIQFTPDLLPADIIGTRVYRRDTGEFEVRQGPVFAQIVLADEINRAAPKVQSALLEAMQERQVTLGDQSHPLPQPFLVFATQNPVEQQGTYPLPEAQVDRFLMKLIIRHPSVEDERKIVRMVMDEREVPSSKETIAAGDILELQAETRKKTYVDEHIITYATNLVQATRDPARFELARHKGHIALGASPRASIALVQVARARAVLEGRNSVLPEDIKAVAPDVLRHRVLLTYHAEAEGVTADQIVSDILGIVPVK
- a CDS encoding phytanoyl-CoA dioxygenase family protein, with translation MAEISDVEVGRFIEEGFLRLDGAFPRELADECRAILWRDTGCDEGNPATWTKPVVRLNQYTQEPFRRAANTPRLHAAFDRLVGQGRWVPCGSLGTFPVRFPSPEDPGDAGWHIDAGFPGDNPGDFFSWRINVSSKGRALLMLFLFSDVGQDDAPTRIRVGSHLDIARLLEPEGDSGLTFMEVAGRLDSTVERPVAFASGEAGTVYLCHPFLVHAAQPHHGTRPRFMAQPPLLTRQAVQLHRDDGAYSPVERAIRLGLGRESPPRQGG
- the uvrA gene encoding excinuclease ABC subunit UvrA — its product is MPKPRAQHRPESSSGAKSGVVRVRGARQHNLKNVDVEIPRDALVVFTGVSGSGKSSLAFGTLYAEAQRRYFESVAPYARRLIDQAGVPEVDAIDGLPPAVALQQHRGAPTTRSSVGSVTTISNSLRLLYSRAGTYPPNQSHLDSDAFSPNTPAGACPRCHGLGRVYEVTEKSMVPDDSLTIRERAIAAWPPAWHGQNLRDILVSLGYDVDRPWRELPQKDRDWILFTDEQPTVPVYAGFTPAETRRALKRKEEPSYMGTFTGARKYVLQTFATTESPLIKKRVSRYMVSGECPLCQGKRLRRESLSVTFAGLDIGELSKLPLKRVADILRPAVDGTAPGAAKLAKEHPEKALVAQRIAKDLLARIQVLTELGLGYLSLERSTPTLSPGELQRLRLATQVRSNLFGVVYVLDEPSAGLHPADTEALLRALDQLKGSGNSLFVVEHEVDVIRHADWIVDVGPAAGERGGRILYSGPLEGLEAVEASQTRHYLFGAETVRRRKPRPPRGWLRLEGVTRNNLRDLDVSFPLGVFTTVTGISGSGKSSLVSQVLVELVAERLGHEPPSEEDEVEELERTVVLTTGGRIAEGMESLKRLVRVDQKPIGRTPRSNLATYTGLFDNVRKLFAATKAAKARRYDVGRFSFNVAKGRCETCEGEGFVSVELLFLPSVYAPCPTCHGARYNASTLEIQYRGKNIAEVLGMTVDAAHEFFEGEPQVLRSLGVLREVGLGYLRLGQPATELSGGEAQRIKLATELQRVQRGTTLYILDEPTTGLHPADVDKLMAQLDGLVEAGNTVILVEHDMRVIAASDWVIDMGPGAGVEGGQVVVAGTPEEVAAFSGSRTAPFLARVIG
- a CDS encoding DUF58 domain-containing protein, which codes for MAGESGILTRVRALELVAQRNVSSLYSGNYVTTVRGSGMEFNEARHYSEGDPERHIDWNMTARLDEPFVRTYLEEREREVIVAVDVSASMHSGWQERSKLETAMELAATLGLSAIEAGDRLGFLTFHERVVDFSRPLGGRRQLYTFLRALAGQQQAPPPRTRVSDPRAAIHAIQSLRGRRFVVFLISDFIDHDVPDDLRFIGQRHDVSLVHVYDPFEYAGPGPVRLLAMAPEGPTQARSVPPDASGSLEAMQRFLAEAGARHGLLTVSVSTQAPVGRTLSDFFHRKQQWIR